In Dreissena polymorpha isolate Duluth1 chromosome 11, UMN_Dpol_1.0, whole genome shotgun sequence, the genomic window AAAGATCGATATTACATtgtttggttgtttatgtgactgttatatactatagaaataaatgtaacagAATATGAGCGTTATAACTAAAATGAATAAGCTTATAGACTGAGGCacaatttatcaaaaagaaaataaTCCTAGATATGATAAAAAGCTGCGTGATCTATACACGcgtatatttttcaaaataaattaaaacgaaGCTGAAAGTGAGATTGTACGATTTGTATatctgttaaattgtaatatgttaataaaaataattatgttacaataacacaaagtaGGCACTAAAAAGTATACATTGAGGACGAAATTTATAAAaagcagcaaagacaaattagtgcccgagccgattgtgacgaagatatttcatacatattttataaacacATCAATTAACACGGCTGACGGTCATGTATTGACAGATGAACATTCGCGATAACGTGAGACAAACATACTCatagtttttcattttaatacataCTTGGGGAATCAAAGTTAAATGGATTCATTGGTGAAGAAGTTTACAAGAATTGTTGCCCGTTTAAATCTAACCACAATATTCTacttaaatacaaaaacacaaagcAAACATGATACAATGAATACTAaatgttttgaaacaaaataataataaaggtCTATATTGCAAGAATGTCAATATTTTAACTCTAATCTCGACACATGTTTTCGAGACTTTCCAGATGAAACGCCACTCCCATATCTGTGTTCACGCTTAGTTGAATCACGACTATACAACATTGGACAAGTTTTACACTAGTCtcattttgttaataatttataGCAAAGTCATGTTTCAATGTAGACACGATCAGTAAAAATTCAAGTTCTTGATTGATTCTGAACAGTAATAACTTAAACACTCACAATTAAGAAAAAAGTCATGAAAGCAATTCATAATAAGCCGTTCGTGTATGCTGAGAGTAAATTAGACATGATATATATGTTGGAATATATGATGATGTAGTATTGAAACGTGCTGTTTATGAGCGTTAAACATTGAGCCTCGTTCttgaaaaactggacttaatgcatgtacgtacagaccgcacaggctaataatggacgacaCATCCCTAAGTTGGATGTTCGTTAATAATGGATGTTCGTTAATAAGggacctcctttaaacaaaaaaatccataatagCGTGTGGGCCATGATTAGCCTAAGCGGGCTGCAAagactcatctgggacaacactttacgcatactCTTTTAAGTCCGGTTATCCAAGAACGCGGCTCTATGTTGGACTGCGATGTATTCAGTACCTTTAAATTAATAGTAACATGTGTTTCATAGTGCATTCACTATTGGTATATATGAGCTGTAGGTGATATTTATTTGAGGTCTGTTGATTCGAGACAACATTAAGAAAGCTTCCAGAGTTAGGAACGAACCTCCTGAACGCTAGGTGAGTATACAATAATAAACATGTCATCGATATAATCtgattaaatgatttaataaaatacaaaaaaaagtttGTACTGGTGTTATAATTTCAATGTTAAAGTTCGTTTCAATAGCAAgataacaatacatttaacatGTACTATGAACCGTGATACGTGCCATATCCACATTTGTACATTTTCAAAGTTGATATTTTACATTGATGTCATTTTTTAATACCAGTATAACACGTTATTATTTGAATACTTTTTTCGGAGCTCTGAGTTTTCATTGCATGCAACAATTTGGATAAACGCACAAATGTTTGCCtaaattactttcacaaataatattTCATATGAGGCAGAGAATGATGCTTTCAGTTTCAATGACATACTTTAAAATCAAATATCACAGTTTAACACTGTCACTTTATTTTGAAGTTAGCATGTGGCGCTTAATTGAGCCGCATCAatcgaaaatgtgtcttatgccacATGCGGCTAGCGTAGCTTCATACCAGCCTGTGCATGAACGCAGTCTGGTCAAACGCTACAATGTCCGCTTATGAGATCAGGACACTTCACGGGACttcatagcggacagggtagcacATCATCAGTCTGCGCTAATCATCAAACAGATCCAAACAACTTCCTTACCAATCAATGTCAAGTACACACTTTCAGCTCAAATATTAAAGAATAACAGTAATGTTTTCTCCATATGTAGCTTATGGCTCAATACCCCGATGCCTTTacggattttaaaataatttgacaaACACATAAAGTATGCAAGGCTCAAGATGTATTGATGTGTCATGCATTTAACTTTAAGTGGTAACGCAAAACACATGAATGCATACTAAAGTTGATTATCTCCGAATCTTTGGTAAACAACCCAAGACGAAATTTCATTGTCTGTACAATAATCACACCGTATGCTATACATAGGTTTTGACAGAGTTGGTCTTCAGAACAGATTGAAATTTAAAGTAGCTATCTTCACTCAGCCCACGTCTATGTATACACACTTAGAACACACAAATTGCTCtcacacaatattttttacatgtgGGTGCAGGAGGAGTCCTTACAGTGTGTAGGTAGCTTGCACTCATATGAGAGTTCACActgatttaaattatattaataagtTTTGACAGCCTGGTTTATGGAATGTGATATTTTAAAGTAACtctccccctctctctctctgctTCGCTCATTCGATTTCTTATTTCCTGAAGGGTTATTTTCGAGTCAAAACTGCATCTCATTCTCATTTTTACCTTGTGTAAAATTGATTTTATCCTCCAGCACACTTTTTGCCTTGCACACTAAAGCATTATCACATTAATAATCTCCAGGTTATAGCCGACATATTAGTAACAGAAGAGCCTTCCTCGAGCATCCGTTGCGCCACCTCCGTCACTAGCTCTCCCCTACGTCTCAATATATCCTGCAGGATAGCATCACACTCAGAATCAGACTCATCAACTATTCCGTTCTCATTTTGAACTGTGTCGTGTCTGTTCAACCCCTCTAGGAACAGCATTTCCAGCTCCATCCTTTTCTTGATGAACCACAACATCGGCTCTGGGGACGCCAAGATGGCCTGTCGTATCCTCGGCAGTCTCATAATAACCCACGGACCATCGTCCATCATTTCCGATATAGCTGCTACCCATTGTCTTTGCTGCTTATCTTGCAAACCACAGGCTGCCATTAAATTTCTTTCCGGAATCATGTAGTATGACAGTTGTTGTGTGACAATAGCattcttaagttctctcagtccGTTTTGAAGCCAGTGGAAAAAACTCCGTGTATCAAAGCTGTTCTGTGGGTTTCGCTCAGCTTGCCAAAGTACTATATTTTTAATCACGTATGATGTTACTTCTTTCTTACGAGGCCTTAAAACATCTTTGAGAATCATTTTAAGCATAACATGCACATGCGCTTGTGTGCCATTAAGATTATTTACAAGTTCTGCCTCACCGGTGTTAAAGCATATCCTCCACTCGATGTCCTTATATTGACTATCCTTAAAACCTACCGGGGTTAGAAATGCTCCCAATGATACGACTTTCCGAACTATGACTGGCGACGGCCAATGACGGGGTCTGGCAGCCCATCGTTGTAGAATGCTGGGGCAGTGACAACGTAGAGCGGCTACTCTGTCCACATGAAGAACACCTTCCAATGTCACCGGTCTCGACGGCCCCGCTGGCTCATGCTCCACTATTTCTGAATCTGTAAATGATttcaaacatgcacttataaataAACTACTACTTAGTAGAATGTGTCCAGAGCCATCGTCAAACAGACAATTGCGAATTTACTCCCAACGTGTATGCGTTTGTCCCTCTTGTAACAGTCTGCAGTGCCCTGGATATACACGAGTATCCATCCTGTACACTTCTACGCCGTCTAGTATTGTTTGAATACTGATACCAGCTTCTACACAGAGGACACCGTTCAACACCGTTAACAAATCCAAGTCGCCTTCGAGCAAGCACGTCAGCCCCTCCGCCTTGCTGCCAGCTGTGATTTCAGTGAAATCATGTGATCCTGCATTATGCATTCTATCATTCTCCCTATGTTTCTCAACTCGCCACCGCCTCATCTCCTCCCCGTATCCAAGCCGGGTCATTATAGTACATATCTCCACGGACACATTTTCGACATAAGTCTGAAAACACAATAGGACAATCTACAAGTTAGTTAACGATGAGtattcaattgtattttaaatataaacactttaaactattaactatacacataaatatacaatttaaataacgTTTCAAAGTATTGTTagtgttaaattattattttgttaaagagTGAAGTTCCTCATAATATACAATGTGTGTGTATGTTGCATTATTGAATAATGAAAGAAATAGTACGAGtacaaaacaaatgcaaatattaTTATTACGTGTATGTTACTTtgttaatttaagtttattttgaacaTGAACTTTAATAAGTAGTGTAAAAAGACACACATATACACCATTTTGctataaaaaattaatacaaaataataatgcatttattaattttctaaaaaataaccaataatttgtatacagtagactctctgtaaaaaGGACGGTCTGGGGACCGGCCTGATAGTCCGGTTTTTTGAGAGTTCCGGTTTGCCAAGAGTaggcatattgccgaaatatacattgcatgcattgtgtaaaaaatcatataagaataaaacaaatcGTAAACAtctacatgtaccatgtgataactgtactcatgtaatgctaatgtttaaactttaaagtaaTCTTTAAATAATGTGTTCGTATTCGATTAAAAGCAACAAACATTCCATACCgattttttagattattaataCTGACGATGCGTTTGAAATTACGAAAAGGCAATGAATAGAAAAAAATAAGTGATGACAAGCATGCAGTGATGTTCTACACAGGCTTTCCAAACATTGAaacatttaatgcttttttttttaaatatttagagacaaaaaGTGAGAAACTTAATTATTGGAGAGGGCGCAGTGAGTCAGGGGAAGATGCTCCAAAACACCAAACACACAGTACAAGCAGACCTGGGAAAAAAGGGCATTATCaacaaaagaaaaattgtttatgGTGCTTGTAAGGTTAAAGGTTGGGTTGTTTGTAAGGGACATTTTTGAACGTTTTGGCATTTCTCAGGgacatttttcaaaaatcttcACAACTTGGATTAATTTCTTGTCTCATGAACTTCCGGACTTATTTCCATTTCCTTCCCAGAAGTCTGTCAGAAAAAATATGCCGTTAGAATTCAACCAGTACCCAACAACACGAatcatgtaataaaatattttaacgtatttaaataaatgaagatatttgtccaaAATGAATTAACAGGAACCagtctatatatatattagcatgtTTATTCATAATAACATAGTGTTGACtaactataaataaaaaatattgtgcaatttcattgctacacaatCCAAGTATTTAACGAGTatcggcaaatgtaaactcggctattacgtGTTAATACtaaacgacatcatgaaaacaagcaaacaacacaaGGGTAAAACATACttgcttaaaataaataatatatagatttatttatcataaaatgctagattgttatcactcctgatcaccagtaaagagagtgcacgcaaagacagttcaatgTGCATAATATgaagttcttgtttttcatatgtatgctcaactttatgatattgtcattcgatggaaacgaaacggtaattcattcaatggaaaataaaattactacaatgtttataaattataacgtattccgcttttagggcttcgttttataattgattaaaggCCCCTCTTACACTTTCGCTCGCTGATGAACAATATACACCACTTATAAtattaatcaaattattgtatgtcttattatctttgaaatataatttatcaaaatcttacaatcacaaaaaataggaaacaatatttattgttttgttttgttggatttccgaccacgtttactctgatgttaataacttattcgtatttttatacagaggaaattatatttatgaaagtacatttattggtactaaatattatatttttgcactattatttaagtgtaataatgtttatttcggatttttgtttcgttttattaactaaacaaaagacatgtatacatgtataacgttactgtaaccaatgtttttgccaaccagtcagtgcgcatgagcggaaaatcccgaatgtaaacaataacattcaactggtcttaGATGCTGCATGACAGCGCAGTACCCGCATTGAATTGTACATACTGCCTGTGTTCTTACGCATCGGTTAACAGATACGGGAGGTCGTGGTATTTATCAAATGGACAAATGTAATATTTTCACGCACTCATGGTTTTATTACAGTATGTATTTAAGTGTTGTATTATGTCATTAAAATGTACTATTTTAATATACTTTCTTAAGTTTAATTATGCGTAAACGGGGTAGACTCATATATCGATAAATAGTATTAATAGTATTAGAAAGTGGGCAGTTTATTAACGTGCTGAATTGGAAAGACCTTTCTCCACATAGATGTGTGACGTGTGGCATTTCACTTTTTTATGTCTTGAGATTTATCAGCGGTTGTATGAAACACCGTACACAGGTTTCTGAACCGTTACAAAgtaagtaactgatggtgtattgGATATACACCCTTAGTACTTTCACACCATATtcgagcttcgctctcgtatggtatgaagttactgcgggtgtatatcccatacgcTATCAGTTACTAatagtgtaactaataatatatacatgtatattattgattttacacTGTAAAACATACATGTCTTATTCTTCAATAATACCGGTAGTAAGTTAACAATTGATGTATTGTGTTAACTAAGCTCATCTTAATCATAAGCCATTCATAGTGAGAGAAAAGTGAGACCGAACTAAATGTGGATATTTGCATATACAGCTACCGTCGAGAAGTGccttatacaaaaatacatacagcaatacaattgattttaaaatatatcattgaaaAAATGTTAACTTTATAGACAAACGGCTGGTTGATAAAAGCGTAAATTGCATAATAATGTACATTCAAATGAATAAAAGTATTAGAATACGGCAATTTAACGTTCATAATTTAACATTCATTAAATCATTAGGTATTTCATATCAATAATTAAGGTCGCGTTTTTAACACATATCTCGCATTAATAGTAAAAAAAGTATGTGAGTCCATAAGAACAAAGAGCTGAATATGTGTTTTAAATTTAACCTTCGACAAATACTGTTTCCTGTTTCTTCTTACCAAATAACATTCACTAGGAACTACTTCTGCCTTGAGCTTGATCGAACGTTAGAAAAAGATAATTGAGCCTTGTTtttggaaaaccgggcttatgcatgtgcgtaaagtgtcgtccaagattagtctatgcagtccgTTAAATACAATTACTTTCAagttaattttttaaacaacgcAGTGTGCTCGTctattacaaaaacaagtatgaaacatTTTTCGCGGATCTCGTGCGCATGAGATACCAAATTGACCAATCAGATAAATGATGAGTTCATAGCAACATTCTAAAAATACAAGCTCTCAcaacatgaaattttgtcatgaaattaaacattttaatcctATTAAAAGTAGCCAATCGGGGATGACAATGTCCGATTTTATGGTATATATCGTCTAAAGGAAAACTTGTATACGCCAATGTTTATTTAGCGGAAATTGCCGTTCAGAAAAGGgctcaaataataaatatatgagtCTAAAATACATTATATACGAACAATCCGATAGTTGACagtgcttatatgaatttcagaCTACTGAGCTTCTAACCGTTACAAAGATTACTGATTTAGAATTTCATAGGCTGTTAGTTAATGCTTTGTCGATTTTTTATTATGATATGAAGCGGCAATAATGTTTCTTGTTCAAATATTAGTTGaaacttttattaaatttttatttttatttttaactctcTCGAGATTGTATCATTGGGACATTTAAGCTCAATAAAGGGTCGCTTTGCTTTATTTACATCAAACAACATTAACAGAGTCAATTCCAGCCTTTGCTCTGTATTTGATCCGTTTAGCTTTGTAAACAGTAGGGCATTCTACTATTCAGAGGCGGTTTAATGTTACCAACAGACTTTACAACTCATGGCAAATGTACAATATTATCGCAATATCTTCGAAACAAAAAGCTTCTTTATAAGCATAGCAATAAACAGGCGTACTTCCGGTTCCGAATATATAGGACTCTACGTCGTATGCATCAATCGTACAGTTTTTGACAATGTAATGATATTTACGGTTTTTAAACAGTAAGAGGTATGGGCGGGAAATAGCGTAACATGTGTTTTACAGGTGTATTACAAAGCGATTACCATAATTGGTCACTCGTCATGCTTGACGTAGTGGATCGAATCGTCACGCTTGAATGCCTCGCTATAGCGATTTATTAAAGAGACTTAATACGTGTTTTAGCGGCTTATTGCAATCGCTCCGTAtgagcattttaaacaaaatgaaaaaaacgtCAGCACTCATATACTGCAAGCAAAACAACAAATGCAGAAGCAAATCTACTTGACAGTACGGTATTTGAAAATGAAGAAACTTTTGCTAAAAACACTCCCCTTAATAGTAACAAACAGAAAAACAGACAAACtggaaataaataacaaactGTCCAAAGTTCTAAGAAAAGAAGTTTGTTCCTTCATTAGAGAAATTGTTCAGGAAATTGTGGAGCAAATAAAGGAGAAACTTCTTGGAACTGTTCTACGCAGACTCGAAATCCTAGAAGGAAGCGTTTTTGAACAAAAACGTGACcttgaaaattttcaaaatgacgtctaagaaaagaacaaacaaatcGAGGAACTTAAAAGCAACAATAGTGCCAAACTGTCCCAAGATACGCCCGTCTTAAGGCATTGGACAACTTAATAACTTTACCAtgatccatatttgaacttgacctacatatcatctaaacACAAcctctgaccaaagttggtgaagatctgatgaaaaccaCTTCAATTAGATAGCGGACACCATgtgaaatgcttgaaatgcactaactgacctcgtgacctagtttttaacctggcatgatccatatttgaacttgacctacatgtagatattgccTAGACACAAtttatgaccaaatttggtgaagatcggatgaaaactacttcaattagagggcggacaccatgctaaatgcttgaaatggtttaagtgaccctgtgacctagtttttgacccggcattacccatattcgaacttgacctaaatattgtctagatacaacttctgaccaatttggcgattatcggatgaaaactacttctattagagagcggacaccatgctaaatgcttgaaatgcaccaagtgaccccgtgaccttgttttaaCCCGGCATAagccatattcgaacttgacctagatattgtccagatacaacttctgaccaagtttaatgaagatcggatgaaaactacatcaattagagagcggacaccatgctaaatgcttgaaatgcacgaagtgaccctgtgacctagtttttgacccggcatgacccatattcaaaaacttgacctagatattgtctagataccaCTTCTGACCAACCGCCCGCCCGCCCAAAGCCACTCGCCCACCTACCCGCCCACCCGCCCGTCCacccgcccacccgcccgcccgcctgccgccaaagtgaaactataatacgtcccgttttttttaaacttgcgTATAAAAACGAAATGTCACAAGTTTAAAAAAGCACTGCCGCCATTCATAATGAATTCAAAAACAATACGGAACAGTTCAGTAGACGGAACAACATCAGAATGACTGGCGTTCTAGACGATCAAGAGCGGCAATCGTCAAGCACCGTAACACAAAAAATAGTATCGCTCGTAAACAAACACCTAGGTATACAGATAAAACCCAGTGAAAGAGACATCACCCACCGAGTGGGATAATTCAAACAAACCGAAAACAGGCCTATTATTATCAAATCTGTGAGGCGACACACGAAAATCGACATCTTAAGCAA contains:
- the LOC127849985 gene encoding uncharacterized protein LOC127849985; translation: TDSEIVEHEPAGPSRPVTLEGVLHVDRVAALRCHCPSILQRWAARPRHWPSPVIVRKVVSLGAFLTPVGFKDSQYKDIEWRICFNTGEAELVNNLNGTQAHVHVMLKMILKDVLRPRKKEVTSYVIKNIVLWQAERNPQNSFDTRSFFHWLQNGLRELKNAIVTQQLSYYMIPERNLMAACGLQDKQQRQWVAAISEMMDDGPWVIMRLPRIRQAILASPEPMLWFIKKRMELEMLFLEGLNRHDTVQNENGIVDESDSECDAILQDILRRRGELVTEVAQRMLEEGSSVTNMSAITWRLLM
- the LOC127851898 gene encoding uncharacterized protein LOC127851898 isoform X1; translation: MAEGGIDRTTSQTESVPGHSSLYSRHSQTYVENVSVEICTIMTRLGYGEEMRRWRVEKHRENDRMHNAGSHDFTEITAGSKAEGLTCLLEGDLDLLTVLNGVLCVEAGISIQTILDGVEVYRMDTRVYPGHCRLLQEGQTHTRWE